The genome window GAGGTACGCCTGGGTCACGTCGACCGCCGAGACTTCACCCCGCGTCAGCTTCGCATGGAGGTCACTGGTAGGGAGCGTCGTCAGGGACATGCGTCAGGCACTCAATGGAAGGGAACGGCGAAGAACGCCTTCGCGGGGGAGCGGCGGGAGGAACGGAGATCTAGACGGCCCCGGCTAGTCGGCTCCCAGGATCGGCGGGACGAGGAAGTATTTTCCGTCTGTCTTCGGAGCGTTCGAAAGGGCCTGTTCGCGGGGGAGCGACGGGGCGACCTCGTCCTTCCGCAACACGTTCCGGACCTCGACGGCGTGAACCATCGGCTCGACGCCGTCGACATTCACCTCGTCGAGCTGCTCGACGTACTTCAGCACATCGCCGAGCTGCTGCGTGAACCGCCCGACCTCGGCCTCGGTGAGCTTAAGCCGGGAAAGGAGAGCGACTTTGTGGACGTCGGAGGGGGTGAGCATAGTAGCCATCTCGCTCCGCGAGATGAGCCTCCAGTCGGGGCGTCAAAGGAAACCCGCGTCCGCGATCCCAATGGAATCAAGGAGCGCGAAGCAGGGAGGCGGAGCGGCGGTGCCATTGGGACCGCCGTCCCGCGATCTCCTCTCGCGGAGCGAGAGGACTACTTTCCGAACCGGTGCTTGGCGAGCAGTTCCGCGATCTGGACTGCATTGGTGGCGGCCCCCTTGCGGAGGTTGTCGCTCACGCACCAGAACGTGAGGCAGTTCGGATGCGACAGATCGCGGCGGATCCGGCCGACGAACACTTCGTCCGAACCGTCGGCGGTCGACGGCAGGGGATACTGGAAGTGGGCCAGATCGTCGATGACCGTGATCCCGGGGAACGCGGCGAAGAGCTTGCGGGCCTCTTCGACCGAGACCGGACGGCCGAGCTCGACGTTGATGACTTCGCTGTGGCAGTTGGAGACCGGCACGCGGACCGCGGTCGGGCAGACTTGAATGCTCTCGTCGCCGAGGATCTTGCGGGTCTCGTACACCATCTTCATTTCTTCGCTGGTGTACCCCTCTTCCTTTTCGCTGCCGATCTGCGGGATGCAGTTGAAGGCGATCGGGTGCTTGAAGGCGGTGTACTCGTACTTTTCGCCGGCGAGGTGGGCGTGGCTTCCCTCGATCAGCTCCTTGGTCCCCTGGACGCCGACGCCGCTCGTGGCCTGGTAGGTGCAGACGACGACCCGCTTGACCTTGGCGGCGTCGTGGAGCGGCTTGAGGGCGACCACCATCTGCGTGGTGGAGCAGTTCGGGCTGGCGATGATCCCCTTGGCGTTGAGGGCGTCCTGAGGGTTCACTTCCGGAATGACGAGGGCGACCCCGTCCTTCATCCGCCAGTAGCCGGACTCGTCGATGACGGTGCAGCCGGCGTCGATGGCGGCGGGGAGGTAGTCCGCGGCGACGTCATCGGGGGTGGAGGCGATGACGAGGTCGCAGCCTTGGAAGGCCTGCTTCGTGAGTTCCTCGATTTTGTGTTCTTTGCCCTGGAACGTGATCGTTCCCCCGGCGCTGCGGGCCGAGGCGAGGAGTCGGTAGCTCTGGGCGGGGAAGTTCCGCTCTTCGAGCATTTGACGCATGATCCGCCCGACGGCGCCGGTGGCACCAACCAGGGCTACGCACTTGAACACTGCGGAGGCTCCGAAAATGGGGTGACGTTGACGGAAGTCCGTTGGTGGACATGTCCGTGCGTCGAGAAGTTCGGCAGTATATCGGTGCGAAAAGGGAGTCGCCACACCAGGGACGGGGGCGCGTGTGTCCCGCTGCTCGAACCGCGTTCTTGCCGGCCGGACTTTGCTTGCTCAAACCCAACGTGCGACGGCCGCTGGGGTCAAGGGGGTCTCACCCCCTTGCCGCCGGAGGCATTTCTATGAGGAACCGTGGTAAACGACGGACGTCCTCTTTGTCGAACCGGCGTTGAGGACTCCACGCTCGCGTTGCGATCCCCGCGGGTCGGTGAGGGGGCATACGGTACGTCGGTCGCGCCTGGACACGATCTCCTTCAGACATCTCTCGACGGCCAGGCCTCCGGCGGGCAAGGGGGCGTTGCCCCCTTGCATCCCCCACCAGGGTACCCCTGGACCCGATGGGATGGAGGAGACCACTACTCTCCTGAGACTCCGTCACCACTTTGTTGCCTCGCAGTCACCTTTATCAAAAGTTCACAGCCTCCTTGTTGAATCCGACGCCTCCCGGGACATTGCATGCCCGCGGATTGATGAGTCTTCGACGCGTGAGGGTTCGAAATGCCGATTCGTATGGATGTCCCCGGACGGGTGTGGACGCGACGTGGGTTTCTGGCGGCCGGAGGAGCCGCGCTCGTCGCCTGGCCGCTGCTGGGCCGCCCGGAATCGGCCTTCGCCCTGCGTCAGTCGACAAGCCCCGATTACCCGTTCGCCCTCGGTGTCGCCTCCGGTGACCCGGCCCCCACGGGGATCGTGCTCTGGACGCGGCTTGCCCCCAAGCCCCTCGAAGGGGGCGGGATGCCGCAGGAGAACATCGAAGTCCGCTGGGAAGTGGCGGATGACGACAAGTTCTCCAAGGTCGTCGCCAAGGGGACGGCGGTCGCCACGCCGGACCTGGCTCACTCGGTCCATGTCGAGGTGAACGGGCTGGATCCGAACCGGTGGTACTTCTACCGCTTCGCCGCGATGAACGAGATCAGCCCCGTCGGCCGGACCCGGACCGCGCCGCGGCCGGAAGAGATCCCCCAGAAGCTGCGATTTGCCTTCGCCTCCTGCCAGAGCTTCGAAGGGGGCTACTACACCGCCTACGACCACATGCGGCACGAGGACCTCGACCTCATCGCCCACCTCGGCGACTACATCTATGAGGCGGCGGGCAATCCCAAGCGGATGCGGGTCCATGTCGGCCCCCGGCTTGAGGAGCTGTCGCACTACCGCAACCGGCACGCTCAGTACAAGACCGACGAATACCTCCAGGCGGCGCACGCCCTCTGTCCGTGGCTGGTGACCTGGGACGACCACGAATTCGCCAACAACTGCGCCGGGGAGATCTCGGAGAAGAAGGACGAGACGCCGGAGTGGTACCTCGGCCGCCGGGCCAACGCCTACAAGGCCTACTACGAGCACATGCCCCTCCGCTCAGCCCACCTCCCGAAGGGCCCGGATCTCAAGCTGTATCGCAACGTCCCTTTCGGACGGCTGGCGGAGTTCCAGGTCCTCGACACCCGGCAGTACCGCACCGATCAGCCCTGCGGCGACGGCAACAAGGCCCCCTGCGAAGGGACCTACGATCCGAAGGGAACTCTCCTCGGCAATACGCAGGAGAAGTGGCTCTACGACACGCTCAAGGCGACGAAAGGAACGTGGAATGTCCTGACCCAGCAGGTCATGATGGCCCGCGTCGACCGCGTTCCCGACGAGCCGGTCGGCTACAGCATGGACCAGTGGCCGGGCTATGAAGTGAACCGCCAGCGGATCCTCAAGTTCTTCGCCGAGCACCCGGGTCTCAACCCGATCGTCATCACCGGCGACATCCACAACAACTGGGCGAACAACCTCCAGGTCGACTGCGGCGACGAGACGTCCCCCGTCGTGGCGACGGAGTTCGTCGGGACGTCGATCAGCTCCGGCGGCGACGGAGCCGAGACGACCAAGACCACGGCGGCGGTCCTGCGCGAGAACCCCTTCGTCAAGTTCTACAACAACGAGCGGGGCTACGTCTCCTGCGAAGTCACTCCCGAGAGTTTTACTTCGCACTACCGGACGGTTCCCTATGTGGAGAAGCCGGGCGCGCCGCTTGTGACCCGCAAGAGCTTTGTTGTGGAAGCGGGACGTCCGGGGTTGAATGAAGTCTGAGCGTCGTTGGTGACGGAGCGAGATCGAGTCGCGTCCTTGCCGGCACGACTCCCATAGCTCAAACCCAACGTGCTACGGCAGCTGGGGTCAAGGGGGCCTCGCCCCCTTGCCGCCGGAGGCACTTCCATGAGGAACCGTAGTAAGCGACGGGCTTCCGTTTTGTGGGAGCGGCGTTAAGAACTCACCGCTCGCTTTGGAGTTCCCGCGGGTTGGTGAGGGAGCATGCGGCGCGTTGTGCGCGCTTGAACACTCACTCCTTCAGACATCTCTCGACGGCCAAGCCTCCGGCGGGCAAAGGGCCAAGAAAACAACACAGGCCCCTCTGCACTCCCCACCAGGGTGCCCCTGGACCCGGTGATGGGACGCGTCACGACAGTGGTGCGACCACCGCCAGCGCCTCACGCCCCTCCGGCGTCACCAGCCCGCCAAACGCCGTATTCATCAGCGACACGTACTGCTCATCCAGCGAAATCGTGCGCCCGATCGAGTTCGTAAAGATCATCGTTCCGTATAACAGCGCCCCGATCGTATCCAGCAGCCGCTCCACCGGCATGTCGCTGCGGAACGTCCCCCGCTCCATCAGAGCCGAGTAGATCTGCCGGAAGTGGATCCGCATCTCGTCGCGATGCTCAAAATACGCCCCCCGCTTCCGGTCGCGGAACATGGCCCGCTCCTGGATCAACAGCTCGACACAATGCGGGTTCTGATCGAAGAACTCGAGGTAGGCCCGGATCGAGCGCGCGATCCCCCGCAACGGACAGGGATCGGACTGGGCCGCCTCCAGGACGATTCGCTCCATCTCCGCCATTCCCCAGTCGACGCACGCCAGGAACAGCTCCTGCTTGCCGGGGAAATAGAGGTAGAGCGTCCCCTTGGCGATCCCGAGCGCGTCCGAGACCCGCTCCATATCGCACTCGCTGTAGCCCCGCTCCGCAAAGAGCCGCGCCGCCGTCTCCAGGATCGCCCGTCGACGATCCTGCTTCCGCTCGGACCGCCCCGTCGTCCTCTCATTCGCCTTGTCAGTCGTGGCAGACAATCACCGCTCCCTGCTCGCCCGGTCTTTACCGAACATTCAAACTCGAATCAAAATCGGATGATGATTGAAAGGCAACCGTTCCCCGATAGAATCATTTTTGACTGACCGGTCAGTCATCAAAGCAGTGTGCCATATTTTCGGTGGCCCGTTCAAGGGTGTCATTGCGCTCGGACCGGTGTCGATCGTTCTCCGTCGAGGTTCTGCATCTTGCGGCAATTGTGGTTTCTTCTGTGCGGGGGGGCTCTGATCCTCGCGGGGAGCGGATGTCAGAAGGCCCCTCCCCCGGCCGCCCCGCCGTCGACCATGGTGGTCAAGTACGTGACGCCGTCGGAATCGGACGTCATCCCCTTTGAGGAATTCGGCGGACGGACCCTCTCGCCCGACACAGTCGAACTTCGCTCTCGAGTCAGCGGCTACCTCAAGAAGGTCAACTTCGTCGACGGCGCCGAGGTCCAGGCGGGACAGGTCCTCTTCGAAATCGAAGATACCACCTACAAGGCGGAACTGGCCCAGGCGGAGGCGACGGTCCTCCAGCGGGAAGCGGACGTGCGGCGGGTCCAGTCACAGCTGGAACGCTTCAAGCGTCTGGCCGCCAACGCTGCCACGACCGAACAGGAAGTCGAGCGGCTCACCTTCGAGACACAGGCCGCCGTCGCCGCCCACAAGGCCTCGGAGGCGATGCGGGACCACGCCAAGCTCAACGTCGACTTCACGCGGGTCGTCTCGCCGATCAAGGGCCGCATCGGCCGGCGGCTCGTCGACCCGGGGAACATCGTCCAGCAGGACGTCACGCCGCTGGCGGTCGTCGTCTCGCTCGACCCGATCTACGCCTACTTCGACTACGACGAGCGGAGCGTTCTGGCGATGCGTCGCCTCGTCGAAACCGGCCGCCTCAAGGAAGCCCCGGACCGCGGCCAGCCGATCCAGGTCCAGCTCGCTGGCGAGTTGGACTACACGATGACCGGCCACATCAACTGGGTCGACAACCAGATCGACATGGGGACCGGGACCCTCCGGGCCCGCGTTGCCATCGACAACACACAGGGGCTCCTCTCCCCCGGGATGTTCGTCCGCCTCCGCGTCCCGGTCGGCCCGCAGGAACGGGCGCTGCTCATCCCCGAGGAAGCGCTGGGGACGGACCAGGGGCAGCGGTTCGTCTATGTCGTGAAGGAAGGGAAAGAGGGGAGCCAGATCAGCTACCAGAAGGTGCAGGTCGGCTGGGTGACGGACCGCAAGTGCGTCATCACGTCGGGCCTCGCCAAGGACGACCGG of Planctomyces sp. SH-PL14 contains these proteins:
- the gatC gene encoding Asp-tRNA(Asn)/Glu-tRNA(Gln) amidotransferase subunit GatC yields the protein MLTPSDVHKVALLSRLKLTEAEVGRFTQQLGDVLKYVEQLDEVNVDGVEPMVHAVEVRNVLRKDEVAPSLPREQALSNAPKTDGKYFLVPPILGAD
- a CDS encoding aspartate-semialdehyde dehydrogenase is translated as MFKCVALVGATGAVGRIMRQMLEERNFPAQSYRLLASARSAGGTITFQGKEHKIEELTKQAFQGCDLVIASTPDDVAADYLPAAIDAGCTVIDESGYWRMKDGVALVIPEVNPQDALNAKGIIASPNCSTTQMVVALKPLHDAAKVKRVVVCTYQATSGVGVQGTKELIEGSHAHLAGEKYEYTAFKHPIAFNCIPQIGSEKEEGYTSEEMKMVYETRKILGDESIQVCPTAVRVPVSNCHSEVINVELGRPVSVEEARKLFAAFPGITVIDDLAHFQYPLPSTADGSDEVFVGRIRRDLSHPNCLTFWCVSDNLRKGAATNAVQIAELLAKHRFGK
- a CDS encoding alkaline phosphatase D family protein, translating into MPIRMDVPGRVWTRRGFLAAGGAALVAWPLLGRPESAFALRQSTSPDYPFALGVASGDPAPTGIVLWTRLAPKPLEGGGMPQENIEVRWEVADDDKFSKVVAKGTAVATPDLAHSVHVEVNGLDPNRWYFYRFAAMNEISPVGRTRTAPRPEEIPQKLRFAFASCQSFEGGYYTAYDHMRHEDLDLIAHLGDYIYEAAGNPKRMRVHVGPRLEELSHYRNRHAQYKTDEYLQAAHALCPWLVTWDDHEFANNCAGEISEKKDETPEWYLGRRANAYKAYYEHMPLRSAHLPKGPDLKLYRNVPFGRLAEFQVLDTRQYRTDQPCGDGNKAPCEGTYDPKGTLLGNTQEKWLYDTLKATKGTWNVLTQQVMMARVDRVPDEPVGYSMDQWPGYEVNRQRILKFFAEHPGLNPIVITGDIHNNWANNLQVDCGDETSPVVATEFVGTSISSGGDGAETTKTTAAVLRENPFVKFYNNERGYVSCEVTPESFTSHYRTVPYVEKPGAPLVTRKSFVVEAGRPGLNEV
- a CDS encoding TetR/AcrR family transcriptional regulator, which produces MSATTDKANERTTGRSERKQDRRRAILETAARLFAERGYSECDMERVSDALGIAKGTLYLYFPGKQELFLACVDWGMAEMERIVLEAAQSDPCPLRGIARSIRAYLEFFDQNPHCVELLIQERAMFRDRKRGAYFEHRDEMRIHFRQIYSALMERGTFRSDMPVERLLDTIGALLYGTMIFTNSIGRTISLDEQYVSLMNTAFGGLVTPEGREALAVVAPLS
- a CDS encoding efflux RND transporter periplasmic adaptor subunit; translated protein: MVVKYVTPSESDVIPFEEFGGRTLSPDTVELRSRVSGYLKKVNFVDGAEVQAGQVLFEIEDTTYKAELAQAEATVLQREADVRRVQSQLERFKRLAANAATTEQEVERLTFETQAAVAAHKASEAMRDHAKLNVDFTRVVSPIKGRIGRRLVDPGNIVQQDVTPLAVVVSLDPIYAYFDYDERSVLAMRRLVETGRLKEAPDRGQPIQVQLAGELDYTMTGHINWVDNQIDMGTGTLRARVAIDNTQGLLSPGMFVRLRVPVGPQERALLIPEEALGTDQGQRFVYVVKEGKEGSQISYQKVQVGWVTDRKCVITSGLAKDDRVVVTGLQRVRPNMKVKPEPMTPPASAAETASQQPSPADTKKPGAESPPAIQTVRAGEGAPPAVPRAP